The Rosa chinensis cultivar Old Blush chromosome 7, RchiOBHm-V2, whole genome shotgun sequence DNA segment GCAAGCAATCAACCTTTCGAGAATGTCGCCTTTATCTGTAACCTCTTCTCTTGAGAGGTTTTTAGATGATGAGCCAACATGATTTTGTAGTGAAACTGGAAGTCGACTCTTCCTTGTCACATTTTGGTAGTATAGAGGTAATACAAAATGCTCTATTCTTCGGTGGACAACCTTGACCTCGTTTACGTACCAAATAGTTCTTGCTTGAGCTCACTTCACCATCTCCAATGAAAAATTGTGATTATCTTGTTTTGCATTTTGGAGAGTGATCTGGATCACCTTCTTAGAGCTTCCATTAGTGTCAATTTCTGAGCTGCTGTCAcatatcatatttttttttctatatctTAGGTTGTACATCACTACTTCCTACAAAATAGTTATGTGttaagtacaaaaaaaaaaacatttagaaGAGTGTAATATCAACGACCATCTGcaatataaaaaattacaatatataATCTCAaaactgtttaaggaaaactgattgggagagaattgagtcatactttcattgataataggggcatctttatatacaggattacaagacatagaatcagagttgtacaagaaaagataattgtacaattaatcggatatctatgaatatcttcgagaatatctctaattcaaaaccctattacaactaggtcaagtaacttagagtttgggctagacacatatatattctgaatttacttgaacactcccccttgtgttgcccaaacatggtgcttctctcattacctcattaaaaaccttgccgagtaacaaaaacccagtgggacaaaaataacctcggtcgaagggggaaaagagcacaatacacccttcacatttcgagactaTACATATAGACATCTCCCCATGATGACTActatcatgggagttcggataacttctgcaaacgatgctaccaacatatttctcaaaagtggaatttaggcaatgacttagtgagcaagtctgccacactgtcctcagatcgaacctagttcgctttgatcttgaggagagtctgttgttgctgattatgcttggtgttgtcgcttttgatgtagccttgcttcatttgttcaaaacaagctgcattatcctgaATGCTCGtaagctcatctgtggtagacttcaaaccacaattgtttgaacatgcataattatggatccaatccatatacattcacgaaccacatcgtgaagagcaataatctctgtattgttcgaagatatagtgactagggtctgttatgtagacctccaagatatcacggtcttgacctatggtgaacacttaaccagtttggaaaGACTTTTGTgtaggtcagagagatacccaacatcagcaaaacctttcaaaacacaTGTTGATTTTgaatggggatagaggacgcaggccagtgttggcagcgttcctggtgtgtgatgggaccgaatccatcgtctctctgtagggatagaacaagctcatatcaatcgtacatctcaagtaccgaaaaatatcttttacaccaatctaatagCGTCatgttggcgcaaagctatatctagctaacaagttcactgcaaatgagatgtccggtcttgcgcattgagctaagtacaaaatgtgcctattgtacttaaacATTACAATTTTGCCTTtagcacgtcttcgtcatcatcctttggatgaagaagatcattttcaggatcaagactacgaacgatcataggggtgcttgaaggcttgaccttatcaaaatgcctaagcatctatcaacacgatgctcaagttctaaaccgagacataattgtgttctcccaaaatctttcatctcaaactcggatttcaagagttcagtggtttcccttaactctttaagggcttccaacaaagatcatgtccaacatgacgTGATAGAATCCTAAACTTgatgctgattatccttggtgttgtcgttttcaatgtagccttgcttcatttgttcaaaacaagcagcattatcctaaatgcttttaggctcatctgtggtagacttcaaaccacaattgttcgaacatgcgtaattatggatccaatccatatacattcacgaaccactttgtgaagagcaataatatctgcattgttcgaaaatatagcgactagggtctattctgtagacctccaagatatcacgatcttacccatggtgaacgcTTAACCAATTTGTGAATGACCTTGGTATgcgtcagagagatacccaatatcagcaagaCATGCCAAAACacatatcgttttgggatggggacaGTGGACGCgtgccagtgttggcggcgttcttggtgtgtgatgggttgaaatccatcatctctttgtaaggatagaacaagcccatataaatcgtacatctcaagtattgaaagatatattttacaccaatccaatggcgtcgtgttggcgcagagctataccttacctaacaagttcactgcaaatgagatgtctgattttgtgcattgagctaattaagtacaataatgtgcctattatacttaagtaaggcacttctgcctctagcacatcttcgccatcatccttcagataaagaggatccttttcaggatcaagactacagactatcatgggggtgcttaaaggcttgaccttgtcaaaatgtctaagcatctatcaacacgatgctcaagtttcaaaccgagATATAATCATAttctcccaaaatctttcatctcaaactcggatttcaagtgtttagcagtttcccttaactgtttaagggcttccaatgaagatcatgtccaacatgagctgcaatagaatccaaaacttgttatggaaacgcgcaggcatatcccttcccaatcaagcagtcactttagtaagcgtttcaaccttattgtaaacgcgctccgtgatctagagccacttgacttgggtaaatgaagttcaccatgaaccttcatgtatattctgtatctaaatcctcatatagatacgtagtgaccacatttgtaagctgcatgtttagttattcggaaactaccaaactgacagggtagtagagtgcaatgacatccattacaagagaatatgtctcatcgtagtctattccagggcattttgtgagaagccttgtgccataaggcgagattgccatatctttttctcatcacgctttctaacaaagacccattagtcaataggttttatgttaggaggtgttggcatcactggctcgaaaaccttcctcttcgttagagaatccatatTAACCTGGATtgtatctttccatttaagccaaatttctctttgttgacattcattcatcaatggagcgtggttcgatatcatcggacttaacaaactcatgcataacgaaatgcgcaactacataatcaattatgatagagtttctatctcacgtctcatgtacactagtgtaattttcaaagagctctatattctcaggaataggttctgacgttgaggtgtcccctaacgataaccataatccgaaagatactcatgagacggattttgagtgtcgatgatccaaagATTGAGTTGttccaaagtatccttcgaacccacgggcctcccatgcatcttagctggggccatggcctgtaacgcaaGAGTGCCAAtttctttggcgttggcaccatgcctacctctgtgtagggtggcgctacgtcctctcgtagggacgtccttccttgcaagtATATTtacagcagatgtgtgatctcgtcactttaacagggatcgagatgagacatagtggggataggccacgacaatttctattgttcttgctgaacatccgtgttcttatctccctttaacgacgggaagactgtctcatcaaagtgacaactagcaaatctagctgtaagaagatcgccttgcaagggcatgaagtggcggacgattgttggagtctcaaatccaatgtagttGCCTATTcttctgtaaggacccatcatagtgcactgtggcggcgtaattggcacactcaaatatgcgtaagtacgatgcttgtacccagtcactagctacaacgcagaggtagattaaGTAGCAGtggtcgtagacaaattagcatagctgcatgcgacattgcatcaccccaagcggatatagtGAAATTGAGTACTGAATGGTGATAATAGAATTTCatttgttgagataccatgggtctagtATGACCATCTTAATTGatgatttaagatatggtagcttgtgtaggaatatctgtgtaatgaatcattgaaatcagtgtgatgaatctttgtgatgttTGTTATGAAAAGCTTGtataggaatatttgtgtaatgaatcgttgaaatcagtgtgatgaatctttgtgatgaccggcgaaatatgtgtgatgatcagctaGACAATTGCTATATGTGTGATGACCCgcggaatctgtgtgatgattagtaggatgatggttatctgtgtgatgaccggtggaatctgtgcgatgattaGAGTGATGACTGCTCagtagcggagttgaattgttattaagttaacaatgatCGAGAAGACTGTTGTGATGGTCGGGGCTACCTACGGACGTCAGAGTGTGAGATGATGATGACTACTCTGACTTGAATTGTCacatccaaattttttttagatGTGACTTATATTCCaatcatggaaataaatttccaaaatcGAAATACGaataattggaaaaaaaaaaaaaaacgatactAAACAAGTTTTCGAAATTGAAACACAACCTTTATTACAAGAGGGGTTTACACCAACATTTACAACAAAGGTCAACTATATTCCAAGTTCTTGTCTAGGACCCAAGCATGATTAACAATAACACACATGTATATtacattataaaaaaaaaacacccttGCAGTAAAATAACTTCAAACTTATTTATTTGTCACCTGCAAAATGATAAAAAGGGGTGAGCAAACATTGCCCAGTAGGAGAAATAAACCTCTTTGAAAATCATAGTTAGAATAGCAATAATGAATGGATGCAACTACTATCTATTCCCGATAATCCACATTGCAAAATAAACCGAGTctacatgtcccataccatgtattttaccacgaTGGTGACTCAGAGTATTTAACAATGTGAACTAacccccacccaaaatcaaACCCCCTAACCCTCTTTTGCTAATCATCTTGTCTATTCCCCTTTCGCCAGTCCCGAATTACCCTTTCAATATCCTATACTAAGTGCACATTCACAAGTGGGAATACCTGGGATCTGGTACCTGCTGAGGTTATAGACTCAACTACGCAAAAGATAAACCAACATACTCATTCCAATAGCATATTCACATTATCATCACCACCCTTATACTTCATGTCTTATTGATGCACAAATACTTTGAATATGTAAGTGTATTCACTattcagccataccaaacaaacagaaacagaGGACATGAATGCATATAATCATGTACACAACCATCCAATATAATCATGTAAACAACCATCCAATGCAAACATAGAGGCTCCCCAAGTTTTTCCCCTACCTCGATTGATTTTCACGTTAAGTATCCGGATGAAAACAAGTTCCTATTGCAAGAATAGAATTTATTAGTTCCACACATAAAGAATTAAAGCAAAACTCAGCTAACATACTAAGAAAATCTTAACAGTGAGTTATTTTGACCAAAACAGGTTTTTACTTGACAAACTGAAAATATTGCAGTTTTCTGACCCAGTCACCTTAATGTTAAAAAATGTAAAAATCTGTTTAAAATCTGCTTTCAAGGTCTTCTAACGATTTGTAGCTGACATCCTAAAGAAACTTTTGGAATTTGAATCACCTGAAAAAAATttcctagaattagttatgaatttttaaagttcAGCTACAGTCCCACGTTTTTCTGTAGAAACTGCTACTGTGTGCTAACCTCTTCAGTTTTAATGTACTTTCTACAACTCCAATTTGTGTAAACCTTTCAATACTGAAAATAGACTTTCTGAAAtgtcaaagaaaagaaaccacACTTACAACAAGGCTTTAAAGGATGAGTGAAGGCTTTCTAAATTCAACTTTAAAACTGCATATGTTTCCTACTTGGTTCTTGACTCTTCtcaaatcagattctattaatCTATGTCTTCCAAAATTTCTAATGACTAAAGGAAACAACAAACCAGATACAAagtgatttcaaattctaatttgGATCAATTCAAAtaccaaaaatataaacttttttttccagaaaactagtaaaatcaaatagaagatgagaaaataattagttCTAGTTGTTCCAATAACAACAACTTTATTCCTAACTGAACTTCATCTCTATTGTAACTTCTTCTATCATCAAGAATCCCCAAGTCTTATAATAACCTCTGAACAAAACCCAATTTCCAATTTGCATTAACCATCAGAACCACAAAGAACTCATCAAATCAAAAACTAAAAGAATCACACCTGACTTTTTACTTCTCCACTTCTAAGATACCAAAACtccctttctttctctctctcccttgttTTTCTATGTATCTAGCAACTCAAGAAACTGTATGGAAATCATAGATGGTTTAGCCTATTTATAGTGTTTGGAAAGGAGGGGTAAACGTAGAAAGCAAGATTGGTCTAACAGAAAGAAAATTGGATATTCAAATTGAAATCTTACCCATATAGATACTAGACTTGCCACCTCCCAATTTCTAGAGTTCCAGCTCTTGATTCTAGGGTTCCAGCTCTAGCTTGATAGCTTTGGGGAATCATCAATCTGAAACTTGATTTCCAAGGCTGTTGACACCTCCTACTTACCCAAGGCGGCGGCTATGTCCTTTGTACTTTCCTAAGGCGGTGGCTTGGTGTATCAGATGGAGGAGAATATGGGGGTGAGGAAGCCGATGAAGAGACGGGACAATGCTTTGAGTTTAGGCGTTGTTTGATTTGGCTTTGTCATGGAGTTTATTCTATCAGCTGTTAAgctacttgggtttgagttttgggCCAAATCTTTTGGGCTAAACTCTATTTACTTAAACCCAAATAAGTAAAATTCAActctatactatatatatagatactatatatatatatatatatatatatatatatatatacaatatttaaacaaatagtttagcacaataaaattaaacttattattttttttagaaaatgttAAAAATTTTAGGTCGTCACACTCTCCCCTTCTTTAAGAAATTTCATCCTCGAAATTTAGAACATACCACAATCTGTAAATAACTCTGGATACTTTTTCTGTATTTCTGTTTCCAATTTCCACGTAGCTTCTTCCACGTTTGCATGTTGCCAAAGAACTTTGACTATCGGAATATTCTTTGTTCGCAGTACCTTTTCTTTCCGATCTAATATTTGGATTGGTCTATCCTCGAAAGATAATTGTTCGTCCACATCAAGATCTGTCCAATCTAAAATATGTGTCGGGTCTGGTTCATATTTTCGAAGCATTGACACATGAAAAACATCATGGATACCCGAAAGCTGTGGTCGTAGAGCTAACTTGTATGCTACTTCACCTTTCCCTTCTAAGATCTCAAAAGGACCAATAAATCTTGGAGCTAATTTCCCAGTTTTTCTAAACCTTTGAATTCCTTTTCAAGGTGATACTTTCAGAAACACATGATCACCCACATTAAATTTTAGTGGATGTGTCCTTTGATCGGCATAACTCTTTTGTCGACTTTGTGCTGTTAGCAGTCGTTGCTTGATTATCTTTATTTTCTCAGTAGTctcctgtataaaatcaggtcCAACTATGGTAGTCTCACCTACTTCTGTCCAGCATAATGGTGATCTGCAAGGTCTACCATATAGAGCCTCATATGGTGCCATTCCGATGCTAGATTGGAAACTATTGTTATATGCAAATTCTGCTAATGACAAATAATCTTCCCAACTTCCATGGAAATCCAAAACACATGCTCTCAACATAtcttccaaaatttgaattgttCTTTCTGACTGACCATCAGTTTGGGGATGAAAGGCAGTACTAAAATTTAACTTTGTACAGAGAGATTGTTGTAAACTTCCCCAAAATTTAGAAGTGAACTTGGAATCTCTGTCTGATACAATTGAGAGAGGAATTCCATGTAATCTAACCACCTCTTGAACATATAACTTGCCAAGTGTTTCTGCAGAATCTGTAGTTTTTACTGGTAAGAAATGAGCTGATTTAGTTAAACGATCCACAATAACCCATATTGCATCTTTACCTCGAGGTGAACGTGGTAAACCAGTTACAAAATCCATGGTAATATAATCCCATTTCCATTCAGCTATTGGCAATGGTTGAAGTTTTCCTGCTGGCTTTTTATGCTCTGCTTTGACTTGTTGGCAAGTGAGACATCTTGCTACACATAGTGCAATATCTTTCTTCATTCCATCCCACCAAAATTGTCGACGCAAATCATAGTACATTTTTGTACTTCCAGGGTGAATGGTGTATGATGAGTAATGTGCTTCACGTAAAATTTCATTTCTAAGCTCTGAAATCTCAGGTACATATAACCTTCCAAAATATCTCAAACCATTACTCTGATCGAATATCCAACCCTCAAGTTGATTTCCAGACATCAATCTGTCTTGAATTGATTTGGATAGAGTATCCTCCTGTTGTTTCTCGATAACCTTTTCCATCAAAATTGGTCGCGTGGCTAAGTTACAAATACGAGCCATATTGTTGTGTACATCAACATGTAGATTATATTCACAAAGAGACTCCATCATCTTCCATTTCTGAACATGTAAGCTTGCCACAAACCTTTCTGATTTTCTACTTAAAGCATCTGCAACTGTATTTGCTTTTCCAGGATGGTAATGCAATCCGAAATCATAGTCTTCTAAAAATTCCATCCAACGTTGTTGTCTCATGTTAAGCTCCTTTtgagtaaatatatatttcaaacttTTATGATCAGAATATAGCTCAAATCGCTCACCATATAAGTAATGTCTCCAAGTCTTAAGAGCATGGACAATAGCAGCTAATTCTAAATCATGTGTTGGATAATTTCTTTCGTGTGTTTTCAGTTGTCGAGAGGCATATGCGACCACTCTATCTGATTGCATTAACACACATCCCAATCCGCGTAAAGAAGCATCTGTGTACACCACGTAACCTTCTCCTCGCTCAGGAATAATCAACACCGGAGCAGTAGTTAAGCGTGTCTTCAATTCTTGGAATGAATTTTCACATTCTCTATTCCAGATAAATTTGACTTCTTTCCGGGTTAACCTGGTCAAGGGTGCGGCTAATCGAGAAAAATCTTTTATAAATCTTCGATAATAACCAGCCAATCCAAGAAAACTTCAAATTTCTGAAATATTCTTTGGCTGAATCCAATTCATTACTGCTTCTACCTTGGAAGAATCAACTGCAATGCCTTCGTTAGAGATCACATGTCCCAAAAAATTTATTTCAGTCAACCAAAATTCACATTTGCTAAACTTAGCAAATAGCTGATGTTCTCTCAAGGTCTGTAACGTAATAGACAAGTGTCTCTTATGATCTTCCTGTGATTTTGAGTGAATGAGGATGTCATCAATGAAGACAATTACAAATTGATCCAAGTAGGGTCGAAAAACACGGTTCATTAAGTCCATAAATGCTGCTGGGGCATTTGTcaatccaaaaggcataaccaaAAATTCATAATGTCCGTATCGAGTCCTAAAAGCTATTTTCGGTACATCTTCAGGTTTGACTCGGAGTTGATGATAACCGGAACGGAGAtcaattttcaaaaagaaacaagaaccCCTTAACTGATCGAACAAATCGTCAATTCTTGGTATTGGATATTTATTCTTCACAGTTACTCTATTCAATTGACGATAATTGACACACATCCGAAGAGATCCATCTTTCTTTTTCACAAAAATGGCCGGTGCTCCCCACGGTGAAGTACTAGGACGAATATAACCTTTGCCTTCTAATTCCTGAATTTGTGCCTTGAGTTCTTTCAATTATGCTGGTGCCATACGGTAAGGGGATATCGAAATAGGTGATGTACCCGGATATACTTCAATTACGAATTCTATCTCACGCACAAGAGGCAATCCGAATAAATCTTCCGGAAACACATCAGTAAATTTCTTATCCCCGTAAAAAACTAAAAGTTTCACCTTCCGGAGTACTGATAGTTATCTTCTTTTTACCACAGTCCATGATAGCATCATAACGACTAAGCCAATCCATACCCAAGATGATATCGTGCTCTGACATTTCCAGCATTATCAAATCAAAGTagaatttatgatttgatatttCTATCATGCATAGCCTACACACTCTATTAACTCTTACACCCTTACTCAAAGGAGACCCAATAATTAATGAAGTCTTCATAATCTCAGGTTTCAATTCAAGTATAGATGCAAAGGATGATGATATAAAAGAATGTGTTGAACCAGGATCAAACAATATTCTAGCTGCCGTATTAGATATTAGAAATGTACCTTCTACCACTTGAGATCCATTTTGTTCCTCCATGTCATTCAGAGCATACAGTGGACCCTGTGTGGGACGTCTTGCGCCAATTGGTGGTCTAGGCCTAATAAAATTTCCTGGTCGTTGTGCCTGTTGAGGAACATTTGGCCTCTGCCAATTCTGTTGTGGTTGAAAAGGTGCACGATACTGTTGTTGCGGTGCATAACCCTGCTGCTGCTGAGGATGAAACTGGGGTTGTGGAGCACGAAACTGAGGTTGTTGATTTGGACGAAATTGTGCATATGGAACTTGGTTTGATTGTATGAGTGGACAATCCCTCTGAAGATGTCCCAGTCCTCTGCAGTAGTAACAGAATTTTGTATATGGAGATGTCCCAAAAGATTTGTATGATCTCTGGAAATTATTTCTGGAAGGTCCAAAATTCTGACGTTTAAACTGTCCACTAGTACTCCCAGAATTCCAAACCCTTTTTGTTTCTTGAATACTACGTTCAGCAATAAGTGCTCAGTCCACCACTTCAGAATATTTCAATAACTTTAGAATCGATACTTTCTCCCTAATCTCAGGATTAAGTCCTTCCTCAAATTTCTTTGCTTTAGTAACCTCATTGGGAATAATACCTGGAGCAAACCGCATAAGTTCCTCAAATCTACCTTGGTATTCAGCTATTGTCATTTCCCCTTTAGATAGAAACATAAACTCTTTTGCCTTGGCTTGCTTTACTGTGTCTGGGAAAtatttctcaagaaaaataaCTTCAAATGCATCCCAGGTTGTAATTTCAGTGTTTGGAGTAGCAAGAACTGATTCCCACCAGTGATAAGCTGCACCTTCCAAGTACGTACATGAGATAATTACTTTCAAATCTTCCGGCACTTTTTGATTATTCAGAGTCCTCTTCATTTGTCTCAACCATTCTTCAGCTATCATGGGATCTAAGGTACCCTTGAATATAGGAGGTCGGGCCTTACGAAATTCACCTTGTATTCTCATAACTCGTTCTCCATTACCTTCTTGATGATTATCATTGCGATTTTCCCTTATTGCACTTGCCATATCTTGAATAGCAGCTATGACTTCCATTTTGCTACTAACCTCACCCTTTATGTTGTTCTTCTGCCATTCTTTTGgtttaaaaacaaaacaatcatataatttttattatgcgtttataaaatttaattaatcTAACATGTAGTAAACAAAACTTTCAAGTATGAGACAAAGATTAAAAACGTAAGAGAGAGAAGGATAAACATAACATATATTACATGAAAATTTTACAAAGTTTTGAAAGTAAAAACACATATCTACAGACTATATTTTACAAAACTTTAAGCAAAAGTAGCACACCTTTATACAAAAGCTAATAAACACACCCATGGTTATTTATTCTACACTATAGAACATAATTACTCAGCATAGCATTTTAAACTTCCTCTTCCTCATAAGGTTCTGGGGAGCTAACAACTAGAATAGCCTCAAGATAGTCCCCCATTGAGCTACTCCCATCATCAGTACTATCATTATTATCATTACTACTCTCACTCATATTAGActctgatgatgatggtggtatTATCATAGGATTTTCAGGTGAACTTCCAAGATGCCATAGAGCTACTACTTGGTCCCTTAACATATTATAGTAATAGTCATTAGCAGTAGCAGCTATCCCAAGGTTGACAGTGCGAAGTTGGCTCCTAAGGTTATACTTGACCATATTCCACTGCAATTGGTAAGAGTATGTAGATCTGAAAAATATGGTCTTTCTAATCAGTTGTCTCACGAGTCTTTCGGCACGAAAATCCAATTGTAGTTCATAGGTGTCGGGATTTAACGGTCGAACCTCATTTCTGGTGGCTTCAAAGGGTCCAAGGCTATCGGATGAGTAGACTCTATCCATCCTATAACACAACATAAAGGAATCAGTTTATAGTCTCTAAAAACAAAAGGAATAAAGAGAATACAAATTTCTATCCAATGTCAATAGTCCTAAAGGATACTAATTAAAcctattgctttgataccaacttgtcacatccaaattttttttagatGTGACTTATATTCCaatcatggaaataaatttccaaaatcGAAATACGAAtaattgggaaaaaaaaaacgatactAAACAAGTTTTCGAAATTGAAACACAACCTTTATTACAAGAGGGGTTTACACCAACATTTACAACAAAGGTCAACTATATTCCAAGTTCTTGTCTAGGACCCAAGCATGATTTACAATAACACACATGTGTTGTAAAACTATAGTAAacgaatttgagagagagagtatagaCGTAGAGAATAGAATGtgtgtcttattcatctcaccatgaggagccttatataggactacatggtgtacacaaaagggtaatgcttaattacaatccaatcactcctataattacaacctatcaatcaccaatctatagggataggcacctattactcatcatctatttacatgattatccacaaatatttacaacactcccccttggatattccatgtcaatagtgttgcataggctgagcgcttctaagttgcctcgtcaaaaaccttgccaagtaataaaaaccctgtgtgaaaaaaaaaaaacaatcttggtcgaaggagaaaaagagcacaacgcgcttgagtgtggagtagcagtatcacagctttagagatagatgaagtcttcttatcagcaccataagtaggtagtatgtctacgagagggatgcattagagttgctacaccaaaaccttgcccggtaaacctagtgggagaaacccgtggtcgaagggaaaagatgagcaaatgcatgtatatgtcgaatcaaagcatcttcaggatgtagtataagtggggtgaccatgctaaagatgtgcctcgttaaaaccttgccaggtaacaaaacccagtgggacaaaataaccctggacgaaggacaaaaagagtacacgatggtcaagtgggtatgcttcaagatactccccctgatttcgactccccttGAAAATTACAAGTTAGGTAATTCaaatagtttacgtagaccaatatcttgaacatacttctggaatgtatactttggtagtgacttggtgaagaggtctgcatgactgtcttcagatcaaatctgcttaacttcaatcttctgatgctcttgttgttgctgattgaaggagaacttcagtacaatatgtttggtgttgtctactttgat contains these protein-coding regions:
- the LOC112177613 gene encoding uncharacterized protein LOC112177613; translated protein: MEVIAAIQDMASAIRENRNDNHQEGNGERVMRIQGEFRKARPPIFKGTLDPMIAEEWLRQMKRTLNNQKVPEDLKVIISCTYLEGAAYHWWESVLATPNTEITTWDAFEVIFLEKYFPDTVKQAKAKEFMFLSKGEMTIAEYQGRFEELMRFAPGIIPNEVTKAKKFEEGLNPEIREKVSILKLLKYSEVVD